From a region of the Molothrus ater isolate BHLD 08-10-18 breed brown headed cowbird chromosome 27, BPBGC_Mater_1.1, whole genome shotgun sequence genome:
- the RUNDC3A gene encoding RUN domain-containing protein 3A isoform X1 — translation MPGGTGGDPRGDPGPPLCVVPPPIPRREIWGAGGGESIPLGGRAAHGPWRGHRRSKACAERGAAGRGGPHGGRGIARPWPRRRGRWMEASWVPAAMALGLSSKKASSRNIAVERKNLITVCRFSVKTLLEKYTADPIDDSSEEFVNFAAILEQILSHRFKGPVSWFSSDGQRGFWDYIRLACSKVPNNCVSSIENMENISTSRAKGRAWIRVALMEKRMSEYISTALRDTRTTRRFYDDGAIMLREESTVLTGMLIGLSAIDFSFCLKGEVMDGKTPVVIDYTPYLKFTQSYDYLSEEEERGSVESSTSEDSSPEHPYLPLVTDEDSWYNKWRKMEQKFRIVYAQKGYLEELVRLRESQLKDLEAENKRLKLRLEEVMVQNQLEKRELEGVILELQEQLTGLIPCENPQLAQLSKEMVTPLVNQWPSLGTLNGNESGSDSKLYRRHSFVSTDQLSAENSLSSDSQRLGEGKREGEPWGPLGKDPTPSMLGLCGSLASLPSCKSLASLKSNECLVSDSTEASPTRSPS, via the exons ATGCCGGGAGGGACAGGGGGTGACCCCCGGGGGGACCCCGGCCCTCCCCTGTGTGTTGTGCCCCCCCCCATCCCCCGGAGAGAGATTTggggggccgggggcggggagAGCATCCCTTTGGGGGGGCGGGCGGCGCACGGCCCGTGGCGTGGGCACCGGCGGAGCAAAGCCTGCGCGGAGCGGGGGGCCGCGGGCCGGGGGGGTCCCCACGGGGGAAGGGGCATCGCCCGCCCGTGGCCGCGGCGCCGGGGCCGCTGGATGGAAGCGAGCTGGGTGCCGGCTGCCATGGCTCTGGGGCTCTCCTCCAAGAAAGCTTCCTCCAGGAACATCGCCGTGGAGAGGAAAAACCTCATCACCGTCTGCAG GTTCTCGGTGAAGACCCTTCTGGAGAAGTACACGGCGGATCCCATCGATGACTCCTCCGAGGAGTTCGTTAACTTCGCTGCCATCCTCGAGCAGATCCTCAGCCACCGCTTCAAAG GCCCTGTCAGCTGGTTCAGCTCTGATGGACAGCGCGGGTTTTGGGATTACATCCGCCTGGCCTGCAGCAAGGTCCCCAACAACTGCGTCAGCAGCATCGAGAACATGGAGAACATCAGCACCTCCAGGGCCAAG GGCCGGGCCTGGATCCGCGTGGCGCTGATGGAGAAGCGAATGTCCGAGTACATCTCCACGGCCCTGAGGGACACTCGCACcaccag GCGGTTCTACGATGACGGGGCCATCATGCTGCGGGAGGAGTCCACGGTGCTCACGGGGATGCTCATCGGGCTCAGCGCCATCGACTTCAG cttcTGCCTGAAGGGAGAGGTGATGGACGGTAAAACGCCCGTGGTCATCGACTACACGCCCTACCTGAAGTTCACGCAGAG CTATGACTACCTGagcgaggaggaggagcgggGCAGTGTGGAGAGCAGCACGAGCGAGGACAGCTCACCTGAGCACCCCTACCTGCCCCTGGTCACCGACGAGGACAGCTGGTACAACAAGTGGCGCAAGATGGAGCAGAAATTCCGCATTGTTTATGCCCAAAAG GGGTacctggaggagctggtgaGGCTGAGGGAGTCGCAGCTGAAGGACCTGGAGGCGGAGAACAAGCGGCTGAAGCTCCGGCTGGAGGAGGTGATGGTGCAGAACCAGCTGGAgaagagggagctggagggcgtcatcctggagctgcaggagcagct GACGGGGCTGATCCCCTGCGAGAACCCACAGCTGGCCCAGCTCTCCAAGGAGATGGTGACACCCCTGGTCAACCAGTGGCCctccctggggaccctcaaTGGCAACGAGAGCGGCTCGGACAGCAAACTCTACAGAAG gcacagcttcGTGAGCACCGACCAGCTCTCGGCCGAGAACAGCCTCAGCTCCGACTCCCAGCGCCTGGGCGAGGGCAAGCGCGAAGGGGAGCCCTGGGGGCCCTTGG GGAAGGACCCCACGCCCTCCATGCTGGGGCTCTGCGGCTCCCTggcctccctgcccagctgcaagTCCCTGGCCAGCCTCAAGTCCAACGAGTGCCTGGTGAGCGACAGCACGGAAGCCAGCCCGACCCGCAGCCCCAGCTGA
- the RUNDC3A gene encoding RUN domain-containing protein 3A isoform X2, protein MPGGTGGDPRGDPGPPLCVVPPPIPRREIWGAGGGESIPLGGRAAHGPWRGHRRSKACAERGAAGRGGPHGGRGIARPWPRRRGRWMEASWVPAAMALGLSSKKASSRNIAVERKNLITVCRFSVKTLLEKYTADPIDDSSEEFVNFAAILEQILSHRFKGPVSWFSSDGQRGFWDYIRLACSKVPNNCVSSIENMENISTSRAKGRAWIRVALMEKRMSEYISTALRDTRTTRRFYDDGAIMLREESTVLTGMLIGLSAIDFSFCLKGEVMDGKTPVVIDYTPYLKFTQSYDYLSEEEERGSVESSTSEDSSPEHPYLPLVTDEDSWYNKWRKMEQKFRIVYAQKGYLEELVRLRESQLKDLEAENKRLKLRLEEVMVQNQLEKRELEGVILELQEQLTGLIPCENPQLAQLSKEMVTPLVNQWPSLGTLNGNESGSDSKLYRREGPHALHAGALRLPGLPAQLQVPGQPQVQRVPGERQHGSQPDPQPQLRPPAPAPPPGPA, encoded by the exons ATGCCGGGAGGGACAGGGGGTGACCCCCGGGGGGACCCCGGCCCTCCCCTGTGTGTTGTGCCCCCCCCCATCCCCCGGAGAGAGATTTggggggccgggggcggggagAGCATCCCTTTGGGGGGGCGGGCGGCGCACGGCCCGTGGCGTGGGCACCGGCGGAGCAAAGCCTGCGCGGAGCGGGGGGCCGCGGGCCGGGGGGGTCCCCACGGGGGAAGGGGCATCGCCCGCCCGTGGCCGCGGCGCCGGGGCCGCTGGATGGAAGCGAGCTGGGTGCCGGCTGCCATGGCTCTGGGGCTCTCCTCCAAGAAAGCTTCCTCCAGGAACATCGCCGTGGAGAGGAAAAACCTCATCACCGTCTGCAG GTTCTCGGTGAAGACCCTTCTGGAGAAGTACACGGCGGATCCCATCGATGACTCCTCCGAGGAGTTCGTTAACTTCGCTGCCATCCTCGAGCAGATCCTCAGCCACCGCTTCAAAG GCCCTGTCAGCTGGTTCAGCTCTGATGGACAGCGCGGGTTTTGGGATTACATCCGCCTGGCCTGCAGCAAGGTCCCCAACAACTGCGTCAGCAGCATCGAGAACATGGAGAACATCAGCACCTCCAGGGCCAAG GGCCGGGCCTGGATCCGCGTGGCGCTGATGGAGAAGCGAATGTCCGAGTACATCTCCACGGCCCTGAGGGACACTCGCACcaccag GCGGTTCTACGATGACGGGGCCATCATGCTGCGGGAGGAGTCCACGGTGCTCACGGGGATGCTCATCGGGCTCAGCGCCATCGACTTCAG cttcTGCCTGAAGGGAGAGGTGATGGACGGTAAAACGCCCGTGGTCATCGACTACACGCCCTACCTGAAGTTCACGCAGAG CTATGACTACCTGagcgaggaggaggagcgggGCAGTGTGGAGAGCAGCACGAGCGAGGACAGCTCACCTGAGCACCCCTACCTGCCCCTGGTCACCGACGAGGACAGCTGGTACAACAAGTGGCGCAAGATGGAGCAGAAATTCCGCATTGTTTATGCCCAAAAG GGGTacctggaggagctggtgaGGCTGAGGGAGTCGCAGCTGAAGGACCTGGAGGCGGAGAACAAGCGGCTGAAGCTCCGGCTGGAGGAGGTGATGGTGCAGAACCAGCTGGAgaagagggagctggagggcgtcatcctggagctgcaggagcagct GACGGGGCTGATCCCCTGCGAGAACCCACAGCTGGCCCAGCTCTCCAAGGAGATGGTGACACCCCTGGTCAACCAGTGGCCctccctggggaccctcaaTGGCAACGAGAGCGGCTCGGACAGCAAACTCTACAGAAG GGAAGGACCCCACGCCCTCCATGCTGGGGCTCTGCGGCTCCCTggcctccctgcccagctgcaagTCCCTGGCCAGCCTCAAGTCCAACGAGTGCCTGGTGAGCGACAGCACGGAAGCCAGCCCGACCCGCAGCCCCAGCTGAGACCCCCggcccccgcgccgccccccggccccgcctgA
- the SLC25A39 gene encoding probable mitochondrial glutathione transporter SLC25A39 isoform X2: MAEKLPPSPGGGITPLQQMLASGTGAILTSLFVTPLDVVKIRLQAQRTPFSKVLAAQSVPWGAQPATWKCFLYCNGLMDHLYVCQNGNGCTAWYKAPGHFTGTLDAFVKITRNEGIRSLWSGLPPTLVMAVPATVIYFTTYDQLRDYLHARMGSWNHYIPLLAGALARLGAVTVISPLELIRTKMQSQQLSYRELRVCIQSAVAQDGWLSLWRGWGPTVLRDVPFSALYWFNYELVRTWLCRQAWLDGATFMVSFTSGAISGTVAAVLTLPFDVVKTQRQIELGDSEVHPVTASKPSSTWLLMQRIRAESGTRGLFAGFLPRVIKVAPACAIMISTYEFGKSFFQKLNQEQQLRGL, translated from the exons ATGGCTGAGAAGCTGCCACCGAGCCCCGGCGGGGGCATCACGCCACTGCAGCAGATGCTGGCCTCGGGGACAGGGGCCATCCTCACCTCCCTCTTTG TGACGCCGCTGGACGTGGTGAAGATCCGGCTGCAGGCCCAGAGGACCCCCTTCTCCAAAG TGTTGGCAGCGCAGTCAGTGCCCTGGGGCGCTCAGCCGGCCACAT GGAAGTGTTTCCTCTACTGCAACGGGCTCATGGACCACCTGTACGTCTGCCAGAACGGCAACGGCTGCACCGCCTGGTACAAGGCCCCCGGCCACTTCACTGGCACGCTG GATGCCTTTGTGAAGATCACACGCAATGAGGGCATCAGATCTCTGTGGAGCGGCTTGCCCCCCACCCT GGTCATGGCCGTGCCAGCCACCGTGATTTACTTCACCACCTATGACCAGCTCCGGGACTACCTGCACGCCCGGATGGGGAGCTGGAACCACTACATCCCCCTGCTGGCTGGGGCCCTCGCCAGGC TGGGTGCCGTGACAGTCATCAGCCCCCTGGAGCTGATCCGCACCAAGATGCagtcccagcagctcagctacCGTGAGCTGCGTGTGTGCATCCAGTCAGCAGTGGCCCAGGACGGCTGGCTGTCcctctggaggggctggggacccACCGTGCTGCGGGACGTCCCCTTCTCGG ctctgtaCTGGTTTAACTACGAGCTGGTGAGGACgtggctctgcaggcaggcctggctGGACGGGGCCACGTTCATGGTCAGCTTCACATCTGGGGCCATCTCTGGCACG GTGGCCGCGGTGCTGACACTGCCCTTCGACGTGGTCAAAACGCAGCGGCAGATTGAGCTGGGAGACAGTGAGGTGCACCCAG TCACAGCCTCCAAGCCTTCCTCCACCTGGCTGCTCATGCAGAGGATCCGCGCCGAGTCTGGCACCCGGGGGCTGTTTGCAG GGTTCCTACCCCGTGTCATCAAGGTGGCACCTGCCTGCGCCATCATGATCAGCACCTATGAATTTGGCAAGAGCTTCTTCCAGAAGCTgaaccaggagcagcagctgcggGGATTGTGA
- the SLC25A39 gene encoding probable mitochondrial glutathione transporter SLC25A39 isoform X1: MAEKLPPSPGGGITPLQQMLASGTGAILTSLFVTPLDVVKIRLQAQRTPFSKGKCFLYCNGLMDHLYVCQNGNGCTAWYKAPGHFTGTLDAFVKITRNEGIRSLWSGLPPTLVMAVPATVIYFTTYDQLRDYLHARMGSWNHYIPLLAGALARLGAVTVISPLELIRTKMQSQQLSYRELRVCIQSAVAQDGWLSLWRGWGPTVLRDVPFSALYWFNYELVRTWLCRQAWLDGATFMVSFTSGAISGTVAAVLTLPFDVVKTQRQIELGDSEVHPVTASKPSSTWLLMQRIRAESGTRGLFAGFLPRVIKVAPACAIMISTYEFGKSFFQKLNQEQQLRGL, from the exons ATGGCTGAGAAGCTGCCACCGAGCCCCGGCGGGGGCATCACGCCACTGCAGCAGATGCTGGCCTCGGGGACAGGGGCCATCCTCACCTCCCTCTTTG TGACGCCGCTGGACGTGGTGAAGATCCGGCTGCAGGCCCAGAGGACCCCCTTCTCCAAAG GGAAGTGTTTCCTCTACTGCAACGGGCTCATGGACCACCTGTACGTCTGCCAGAACGGCAACGGCTGCACCGCCTGGTACAAGGCCCCCGGCCACTTCACTGGCACGCTG GATGCCTTTGTGAAGATCACACGCAATGAGGGCATCAGATCTCTGTGGAGCGGCTTGCCCCCCACCCT GGTCATGGCCGTGCCAGCCACCGTGATTTACTTCACCACCTATGACCAGCTCCGGGACTACCTGCACGCCCGGATGGGGAGCTGGAACCACTACATCCCCCTGCTGGCTGGGGCCCTCGCCAGGC TGGGTGCCGTGACAGTCATCAGCCCCCTGGAGCTGATCCGCACCAAGATGCagtcccagcagctcagctacCGTGAGCTGCGTGTGTGCATCCAGTCAGCAGTGGCCCAGGACGGCTGGCTGTCcctctggaggggctggggacccACCGTGCTGCGGGACGTCCCCTTCTCGG ctctgtaCTGGTTTAACTACGAGCTGGTGAGGACgtggctctgcaggcaggcctggctGGACGGGGCCACGTTCATGGTCAGCTTCACATCTGGGGCCATCTCTGGCACG GTGGCCGCGGTGCTGACACTGCCCTTCGACGTGGTCAAAACGCAGCGGCAGATTGAGCTGGGAGACAGTGAGGTGCACCCAG TCACAGCCTCCAAGCCTTCCTCCACCTGGCTGCTCATGCAGAGGATCCGCGCCGAGTCTGGCACCCGGGGGCTGTTTGCAG GGTTCCTACCCCGTGTCATCAAGGTGGCACCTGCCTGCGCCATCATGATCAGCACCTATGAATTTGGCAAGAGCTTCTTCCAGAAGCTgaaccaggagcagcagctgcggGGATTGTGA
- the LOC118696515 gene encoding translation initiation factor IF-2-like: MACPGAAPRDNRQGAPCPHCAPPAPPPGAAPEGPGRVRTPPRNPLTSDPRPTPPRVSEEGSGTPKATVRAAPWGPPPAWGAEGLRLPPATPARRPRWGAREQGQGDGRLWGVPAPPRSHQGDAGARSRPGVAGAGLGSRTPRRGRGIAAGATRDPRRGAGAAAGPRDGRRASDSAVSFLPRLAPGPAAPGPPARPVPGPPGGSCISPRPGPGCGAGSRGALRHRAARSPGASEHIPAEPRTEPTLQPRARQDGARVRGSCPTRCVRDGARSPRTDSQRRPRGAQGWAHPSCTKRPARLSTEPAHPTPSPHGHRDPSRGHHGSVEP, translated from the exons ctgccccggggctgctccccggGACAACCGCCAGGGGGCGCCCTGCCCGCACTgcgccccccccgcccccccccccggggcagccccggagGGACCCGGGAGGGTCCGGACCCCCCCCCGGAACCCCCTCACCTCTGACCCCCGCCCGACCCCGCCCCGAGTCTCTGAGGAGGGGTCCGGGACCCCCAAAGCCACAGTTCGAGCCGCcccctggggaccccccccagcctggggggcCGAGGGGCTCCGGCTGCCCCCCGCCACCCCGGCCCGGCGACCCCGCTGGGGGGCTCGGGAGCAAGGTCAGGGCGATGGGCGGCTTTGGGGGGTACCAGCCCCCCCCCGATCTCACCAGGGTGATGCAGGAGCTCGCTCCCGGCCGGGGGTGGCGGGAGCCGGGCTGGGGTCCCGGACACCCCGCAGGGGCCGCGGGATCGCCGCTGGGGCCACGCGGGATCCCCGGCGGGGCGCGGGAGCCGCGGCGGGGCCACGGGATGGACGGCGAGCCTCTGACTCGGCCGTCTCCTTCCTGCCCCGCCTGGCCCCGGGACCGGCGGCCCCCGgccccccagcccggcccgtCCCGGGCCCCCCCGGCGGCTCTTGCATCAGCCCG cgccccgggccgggctgcggggccgggagcCGCGGGGCGCTGCGGCACCGGGCAGCGAGGTCACCGGGAGCCTCCGAACACATCCCCGCAGAGCCCCGCACGGAGCCCACGCTGCAGCCCCGGGCACGGCAGGATGGAGCTCGGGTGCGGGGCTCCTGTCCCACACGGTGTGTGCGGGACGGAGCCCGCAGCCCCCGCACCGACAGCCAGCGCCGTCCCCGTGGG gctcagggctgggctcaccCCTCCTGCACCAAACGCCCCGCGCGGCTCAGCACGGAGCCCGCACACCCCACGCCATCCCCGCACGGTCACCGGGATCCGTCCCGCGGCCACCACGGCTCCGTGGAGCCCTGA